A section of the Tamandua tetradactyla isolate mTamTet1 chromosome 4, mTamTet1.pri, whole genome shotgun sequence genome encodes:
- the PCP4L1 gene encoding Purkinje cell protein 4-like protein 1 isoform X1 produces the protein MSVMKLNTKTPPATNQAPGPEEKGKAGNAKKAEEEEEIDIDLTAPETEKAALAIQGKFRRFQKRKKDPSS, from the exons ATGTCTGTGATGAAG CTTAACACCAAAACACCCCCAGCAACCAACCAGGCACCTGGCCCAGAGGAGAAGG GAAAAGCTGGCAATGCCAAGAAagctgaggaggaggaagagatcgACATCGATCTGACAGCACCAGAAACAGAGAAGGCTGCCCTTGCCATTCAGGGCAAGTTTCGGcgattccagaaaaggaaaaaggatccCAGCTCCTGA
- the PCP4L1 gene encoding Purkinje cell protein 4-like protein 1 isoform X2 produces the protein MSELNTKTPPATNQAPGPEEKGKAGNAKKAEEEEEIDIDLTAPETEKAALAIQGKFRRFQKRKKDPSS, from the exons CTTAACACCAAAACACCCCCAGCAACCAACCAGGCACCTGGCCCAGAGGAGAAGG GAAAAGCTGGCAATGCCAAGAAagctgaggaggaggaagagatcgACATCGATCTGACAGCACCAGAAACAGAGAAGGCTGCCCTTGCCATTCAGGGCAAGTTTCGGcgattccagaaaaggaaaaaggatccCAGCTCCTGA